The genomic window AACAAAGCCCTGGTGTATTTAGATGCATTACCGTCTGAGAGCGTCTGGACCGTCTGAGGCAGTCTGGCAGATTTCATCATCGCAGTGAAGGTGATGATCTCTGTTCTGTCCAGTCGGCTGCAGCCAGTACACAGGCCTTTTATTAAAAGGATCAGGTGTTTCTGAGAGAAGGAAAGCAGATGAGTCAACTGCAAGGATAGCAATTGAGTGCTACTCAGTAGTTTGACTTCAAACTCAAATTGTCTTGGATCCAGAAGCACCTCAGCAACAGAAGAGTCATTAGAGCTTTCAAAATACACAGCTTGTGATTTAATAAGAGCACGCTGTTCAACTTATTATTAGACTTGGCACAGACATGTGCTTCGAGTCAGATTATTAACTGCCGGAGACAGAGCTGAATACATTCTGCTCACCTGTGACACAGCACATGCTTCATCTGGATTCTCCAGTCGCATCAGAGAGAACTCAATCAAAACTTTACAGGCTGCTGTCACAGACAGCAACTGATTCCTGGGAACTGGAAATAAGAACATTTGTACACGTTCATTTTCTAAGCAgctgaaaaagaaacagacaaaaacgTTCGCCCAATGCACAGCTCAGGTTTAGGAGCCCTATTTAAGAGATAGAACAAAGATGCCTTGCCATGCTAAATCTGGACATTTAAACATTAGTGTTTTATGCTGTGAACCACATTCTGTAATTGAGATATCCTGAACCCTCCCTCTTCTCAGCTCTACTTCAGTTACAAAAGAAAACTACTTACTCAGGCCACACACTGTGGTGATGTAATGTGCAGAGAGGGCCACAAACGAGGAGTAAAATGGCTCATATTGTTTGTCATGGTGCAAAATCTGAGattcactgaaaatgaaatcaaCGAGGAGAGAAGTGagcaaactaaaatatattttataagcaaaacTGCTCagtatgtgtatactgttataatAAGGTTCCATACTGCAAAGCATTTGTTGCAATGGAAGCATTACTGAAAATACATAGAGGTAcccaatacattttataaatatctcAAAATGTGTTTCAGATCTCTTATTTAGCgacatctttaaatattttgaaacagCACTAAATtcataatttggcttgccatatatcTGCTTCTCATTGGAAGACCTGTTCGTTTTACAAAACCGTAAGTGATATATTTTAGGTGTCTGCCTGTCAGAGGCGGCTCTTACTGTGGCAGTATAATTTGCACCTCTataaagaaaccacaaaatgccTGTAGATTTCATACTGGCTCGATACACTTCTTACACTGTCCCTGACATGTTTACCAAGAAACGAAACCTAATCAGCACATAGTTTCATAAACACGGACAGTGCTTTCACAATGACGTCTGACATAACTTGCTGTTTCAATAAACAGAGTCCAGCGGCTTTAAAATCTATCTAGAATATAACATTTAAttgatttgaataataataataataataataataataataataataataataataataataatagaagaaaaaaaaacaacaacaacaaccaccaccctTGCCAACCTGTATATGGTCGCCCTTAATACTAATGTGAATATTGTGTTCTCTGATTAATCTAACAACCCTGACCTGGGATACTGGTATTAATCGAGTTTTGCACACAATTCATTCTTTGCACCCAGGATGTCAACAcgaacacagaacacacatacagTGTTAAACGCCACGGACACTGACAGTTTCTCGGGAGACAAGCAAACGAGCAGAACGGTTTTACTGTATCATTATTGATTTTCCAGTTGCGATATTTGTATACTTTAACACCTGCTAAATACAGCCCGAGAGAGAGCAGTGTGTTTCAGCTGAAGCGGACAGCTGTCTCTTAGTTTAATGAAGCACCCTCCCCTCTCCGGCCTGATGATAAAGCACAATCTGCTCGAGTCTACTGCCAGCTCTCCCACAAACAGCCCCCTTTCCTCGGCATAAACACAGCGCAAACCCGCGGCTGGGCCGGCCCTCACCTGCTCACGATGGAGCCGAGCAGCTGCGGCAGCTCCTTGGTCTCGAAAGCCGTGTAAGAGGCTGCTAAGAGAGGGCGGACGGCGGCAGTCCACTCGGCTTCTCCATCGCCTCCACTCGACGCCATTTCGAGATCCTGTGTGATGAGCCAATCCCAGCAAGGAAGTGATGTAAACGCAGCCGCCGAGACCGCAGGAAGTGACGTCATTTTCAACTCGTCCCGTGAAAAATGTTTGCTGATGACGACACATTTTGGTGTCCTTGTCTGTTTTACTCGTATTATTATTAGCATCTTATTGCATTTACTGCCATagacacagaaacaaaaccacaccGATTTAGGAAATTGAAGCTTAGGATTCCTGCAACCTTCTCTCTTCTTACCTTTCAGCATAATGTATGCTGGACAGTATGCGCACACAGTGGTAGTTGTAAGAGACATGGAATTTACTAAATAAGACACAGACATACATTgtggaattgtgttttttaaaaaaatatatacaagttcAGTTGTTCTCAAGTTAAATCTTTATTTAGTGCCTTCAGTCCAAAGGGCTGCTTATGAAATCATTACAATACAGTCCTGATCCcattgcaaattaaaaacagGCATTTCATTCACTCTTAAAAAGATcagtaagccccccccccccccaaaaaaaaaagtatctgacAACAATGCATTCTTtacaaaaagggggggggggggtgatggacAGTTGCCCTTCAGAGGTCAGTAACGATATCATTGCATTCAACAGCTTAATTTGAACatatttttaatagaaatacaCCTCTTCAATGGAATAGCCTCTTCGTTGGACAGGGAGTGCAAAGCCACTTACCCTGCTGATAAGATTACACACCTGAAGGTTTGGTACAACGTGTTGTAACTTGGTCAGGCTAACCCTGTGCCTGTTAACAGTCAATCTCCACTGCTGTAACCATTTCATTATCAAGACAGCAAGCAACCCACCAATGAGACCTGAACAAGGAGtttcttaattacatttcaaaagaaaggcAAACAAACTCTTCTGAGATCACCAccacctctgtgtttcatttattttacacgtCCTACAGGCCTTTATCAGTGgaagggggaaaaaacaacaacaacatacaaaACTATATACCAAGCCTTGAAATACTTCacattattctttttaaactGGCAGTCTAAAGCAATATTTTAAAGTGGTGTTACCATGGTAATACAACCTGTCTGGTATTCCAAGCTACTTTAGCCGAGCCAATTTCTTATCTCAATAAGAATACAATTGCTAGTTGACTAGCTGTAGGATGTAGAAGTTACATGAcatatattaaacaataaataccCTTTCCCCATCCACATTACACACTGATTTCAGTTAATTAAGTAAAGATAATGGTGTGTTTACAATAaacaagggggaggggggggggggattcatgaaataaaagaaaatcattatttttatttaaaaaaaaaatgttgagatcCATCCAAATCACATTGCTGGGTGCCATAACCTGTGTGAtgattaagaatttttttttctgtggcgtGCAAGTGTGATTCCACTGCTGCTCATTCCTAGTTGATGAGCGGGCTGCTGGGTCCTCAGGTACAGGCTGAGCAGCTTCAGTTTCTTCTCTTAAATTAGTGGCTGGCCCCCAGGGAAAACCAACggtccagttttttttgttttgtttcagctgGGTCCTAAATAAAACCTCTCTCTGCATTTCTTTCAaacctaaatcaaaacacacactaAATCTATATAGGACATATTTAGGAACCTCACAATAACTTTGTATTGTTCATTGGAAATCCATGCAGATTCAAAATAACCCTGATTATATCAACTGTAAAAAAGGGTAACTGATGCTTATGGGTGGTCTTTGTATCTATATTTGTATCTTGACATTGAAACACATATTTACAGCGATTAGAGGAGGACCTTCTATAGGAGGGGTTTTTAAAAGCAGGTTGGACCAGCTGAAATGGAAAACGATCTGGACCATCAGTAGCCCTGGGAAGCGGCCAGTGTAAAGTAATGGGAGGGTGGTGCTCCGCTGGGTGGAGGTCTGGCTCCAGCTCTCTCTTACCGCCAGGCACGGTTCAGCAGCTTGACCTGAGCCAGCCTCTTGCTGATCATGGTGGCAAAGACCAGTCCGAAGAGGACACTGCTGATCAGCATGTAGTCATAGTCGTCGTTCAGCACGTCGAACTGCTTGGAGGGGTACACCCGCGTCTGATAGATATCCAGGCCGTACGCCACCACCTGCGAGCACACAGACAGGGGTTAGGACTAGAGGCTGCTGAATGAGCATGCTGCTGGGTACACAGGGACAGAAAGGGCTCTCTTTATACTGTGGAGAAGATTACAATGAGGTGCGGTCCTGGCTCCCACGTGCCCAacaatgccattccactagcactaGTATTCCTGTGCTTAGGTGCAACACAAATAATTAcgatcttatttattttaaccatgcTGTCATATTTAATTCAATACTgacataatacaaaaaattaaaaggtcTTATTGTGATGCCAAGTCTATCCACCAGATCATAACTCTGAGAAATAACTGACAGCTTGCACGGAAGTGCTGGACATCAGTCAGATGTGGGTACTTACAAGACATGTGGACTCCAGACCAGAGGGGGCAGTGTAGATCCCCTTTGCTCGGGAAACAGTCTGGTTGTAGTTAATGAACCACTCGGAACGAATTGGTATTTCTGGGGCATACGGAATCAGATTCTCCTCCCTGAAAAACAAAGCCTTTTTCAGTCCCTAATTAACAGTAGAGCATCCCGTCTGGGTAAAGTCACATACCGAGAGTCAAAGGATGCCCAGGGCGGAGTCTTCATGCATGCTACAACCCCTATTACAATATCGCTATACTGTGTATTCCTCCCTTTCAAGACAGAAGTGGACAGTGCTCTAAATTATTCCTTCACAAAATTTGTCCCAAACCGTTATTGAAAACAGAcgtgtattaaatacattttaaacgctcCCCTGGCACTGAGACACTGTATATCCAGACCAGGGCACCCGGTCAGACTCACCGGCTCTGCTCTGAAGGCACCTCTGGCCGCCTGGGATCCAGAAACATCTTGGGCAAGGAGAGTATGGCCCCGGACGGCAATCCCACTGTGTGTCGGGAGGCAAGGAAACGCTTTCACTGACACAAAACAAGGCAGGCGTGATCAAAGTGTGCTTGATCAGCATCGCCTTAGCTAAACTGAGCAACGAAGGGACAGGTGATTTATTAAACAAGGAAAGAGAGAGGgtgcggggtgtgtgtgtgaagaacGTATCCCAGCAtgttctttttaaacacagaagATAATAAATGGGATAcgtagtttattttaaacaagcagcCATTCCCTGTTTAACTGAGACAGGGCGCTCGGTACTGAACTCACCCAGCAGGTGCCTGCTGGTGATGCCCTTCTCCGTGATGGTTGCCTCCAGCTGGCTGATGGTGGAGGGGAAGATGTAAGACTGCTGCAGGACCTGAGGGGTCAGGGGCCGGTCCAGAGAGCTGAAGGCCGTGCTGTTGTACTGCTCCGTCCCCTCATACAGCTCCAGCACAGAGAACTCGTTCCGGCGGGACTTGGTGTTCCAGTACTGATACTGGGAGACCGAGAGAGAAAGGACAAGACGACTGGTTTAACAGATTACTaccacatcatcatcatcatccctcTCCTGGTATTCACAGAACAGATATTCCAATGTTACAGGGAAGAACTGAAATGAGGCTCCCATTGCACTGCAGTCTGATCCATTATTGGttttatgtgtttaataagacacaccttacCTAACGTGGCTAAtcagctcatagtaaaacctggactaggtgaaactgctatgcattaggagtcttatttccatccctgtagaaTATTACACAAAGAAAGCTACCatcttaaaaatgcaaaacacatttacatttctgCTCTAAacaccattataaaaaaaaacacacaacttacTTCTTGTACAATACGGGAGCATCATAGAATGGATTTGCTTTAGACACACAAGTAAGCAGACCACATGCAaataaaccctaaccctcccATTCCTCAGGACTGCCAGGGTCGTTCCTGCAGCCTACACAcatgtgcgcacacacacacagaaaagggATGTGTTTGAGGGCGAGCGAGAGGGAGCTGGTGAACGCACCACGACCCAGTTCTCAGAGTGGACGAAGTAGACGGGCCCGCGTGCCTTCCTCTGCACCGCCTCGTGGATGATGCGCCCGGTCACCCCGTCGATCAGGTACATCCCCACGAAGCTGCGCTCTGGGTGCAAGTCACTGCTCTCCGTCACCACCGCCAGCAGGTTTGGGTTCAGGTACTGCAAATTCAGATGTGATTATTCAACCAGGAGAGAACCCTTGAGACACACATCtcatttcaacacacacacaggaactgtAAACATACGCGCTGGATACAGTGGGGCCACATGGATAAAGAAGGGCGACCCTGACTGCAATAGAAGACATAACGGACGTGTTTGTGGAAACAGTATCCAGAGTTGCGGGCTATTCTACTACGGCCCATAAAAGTCGATTTGTGAACTTAAAATCAGCTGGTTTTCACAGAACCCCCATGATCACTAATCTTGAACTAGCTGACTGTATACCTATAATcgtaaaatacaattacaaatgacatttaaaatgactAACGTTTTGACTGTAAGTCTTTCTCAGATTGAAAACATGGAGAAAGACTTATTGGTCAAAACCTGTGTGACTGAACGTTTCTTTTAGTAAGTTAGTCCAATATTGGAGCCGAttgggttctgtgaaaccagcaataAGACATTAAGAGACACTCTGGGCTGGAGCTGTTCTGGTATGAATGAATGGGACATGTACCTTATAGAGCACGCTGCGGTCCCCCATCACACGCCCCTGGGAATGGACGTGCTCATTGGCTCTCTTCCCTTTCACCGCTACGATCCTCTGCACCTCTGTGGGAATGACCACCTCCCAGATCAGCTCTGTCGTCAGGTCCTGGAAGGGGAGGCATACAGGGAGCCTAGTTAGGTGCTCAAGTTAAAACATCCAAGCAAAAGAGGAAATTCTACAGTTACAGGTGTCAGTATTGTGCTCTCCCCAGCCTAGCAACCTACCCGGCAGAGCCGGAAGCCAGACAGCTTCCCCTGGTCTGAGTCCACCAGGTAGAAGAAGACCGAGGAGGCCATCTCCTGGAGCTGCTGCAAGACGCGCTTGGTGGACGGGAACGCCGTGACCTGCAGAGAAAGGAAGTGTGGGTGAGTTGCAAGCACGGTAGGTTCCTTCAAAGTCTTTGTAAGCCAGCTGGAAAGGAGTGTGGGAGGAGTCTTGGGGGTGTGGGAGGGGTCTCTGACCTTGTACTCGTTGTCGATGAGCAGCAGCACCTTGGCGTAGTCCTGGTCCATGAGGGGCAGCAACAGGGACTGCAGGATGGGCCGGCCCAGGCTGGGTGGGGTGATGTGGCTCCTCTTCCCAAAAATAGGGTTGAAGACATGGAGAGTGATCAAGCCGGTGTCCTGCAAGCACAGGGCATATACAATAAAGACTGACTGCTTGATTGAATTGGCGTTACACTCTCCACCCATCCTGCCTGCTTTGTAAGGGACACTCCCCAGGTGAGATGGGCCGCGCACGGCACAGGAATGTGCTTTGGTACCTTGTCCTTGATAATCAGGGTGCACTGAGGGGGGTGAGGGAAGTGGGCGGTCGTTCTCTGCACCACCAGCTTGAAGGAGGAGCCAGGCTGCACCTTCTGCAGGAAGTGTTTCCAGAGGATAGTGCCAAAGCTGCTCTCAATACCAAAGAGCTGCAGGAGGGAGGAAATGAGACAATTTCAGTACAAACTGTGTAATTGAACACAATagcattggaattggaattgcaaTTTCTGCTGTCACTGCTATTTCAATTAGAATTGGCCCCTGGTTTCTAGATGAATGAATAGATGCTATTCTCTCCTGTTGAGAGCCAGCTTGCTCACCTTCCCCGAGGCCGTCACCATGACCATCATCTTCTGCAGGTTAAACTCGTCCCGGGCCAGAGTCTCGATGGTGACCTCGTTCTTCACCAGGCTGCGCGGCTGGCGGGCATCACAGAACATCTTCCACAGGTGCGCCATCCAGGACTGCAGCACGATGAGCTGGGAGGAGAGACGCTTCAGCACCATCCCCAGCAAGCCATCTGCAGGGAACCACAAGCAGCCCAGATCAGCATGGGAGCGGAGACAGGGTTCAGAGGAACAGGGCGTAAGGCATACGACATGGGACCGGGCTACACTGCAAACAAGAGGTGGATTCTGATTCCCAGGATAAATGTCTAAgtgaagaaaatacattatacaattaAATTACCTGAACAAAcatttactaaatatatataatttattaagaCCCCTACTATAAACAGATTCAAGAATACATCTTCAAAAGCAGGGTGTTGTATCCTTGAATTTCGGCTGTCTTCAGTGcaaacttaaatgaaaaaaaaaaagttttaccttgAATGGCTGGATCCACGTGCAGCGTTAAGAAGCAGTAAAATCAATCAGTAAACAGACCAAAGACACAACAGGCGAGGCAAAACCTCAGCAAGATGATCAGACAGATCTAAAGTCCGATTTTAAAGTGAAAGCCACGGCACGCAAAGTGAAACGGGTTTCACTCGTCATGCAAGAGATAAACCAGCTACAAGAGAGCGAAGGATACAGCAACTGCGCAGCTGAAGTGCTGTGAACCGTTTACTAGCTGTCACCCGCCACCCCACTCCTTTCCTCCAGAACCACACTGACGCAAACCTAGAGCAAGTCCTTTACCTGCTTTCTTCCCAAACTCTCCCTCCAGTTCAGCCTGTGTCCCGGTGAGAGGCAGATCCACCATCTCCATGGTAACCACCTCAGCCAGAGCCTCTTCCCGGATCCACAGGACCCTCCCTGGAAACACAATGCAACACTTCACCTGCTGAACAGCTTCCTTCAAAACACAAAGTGACACACACTGTATTCCAGCTAAAGATACTAaagcaaactgaaaataaacGAAGAGAACTGAGGAACGGGCACAAAGCAGACAAATAAGGAatacctcctcctccacctcgCTGTGTCTTTCAGACTAGCGGGCTTGAGGAATCATCATCACTGCTCAGAACTTGGACTGCAGTGCCGAGCTTTTGAAAGCCCCCCACAGCGCAGCGTTGCTCTGTCAGTGTGCCAGGGCTTCCCTACCTGGCTGCTGTACGAAGATCAGAGCATGGTCCTCAGTCTGTACCAACACCCTGTACCCAACCGAATCATCTTTCTTCAGGAACGCATGAACACAGAGCTGGGATGAAGAGAATATGCAAGGTCAGAAACATCTAAACACTAGGTCTGTTGAAGATAGTTTttgaacagacacacacacacacacacacacacaccgaccgTACCAACCTTGTTGTAAACCTTGTGATAATGAAGAGAACGTCAACCACCATACTAAAGGGTTAGTGCCAGTTCTGACTCACCCTCTCAGGTTTCCCACCACTGGGGTCATGGTTAAAGGTGGTGGTCGTCTCCAGCAGTCTCCGCCCTGAATCTGCTGAGAACAGGTTGATGCTGTAGGCCTGTTGAGCAAAACCAAGCACACAGAGTACTGATTTACTGCAGGTGTTACTGCAAGAcagacactgtgcagggaaagCAGAGAAGCGTATCAGCGTGCATTGCACAGTTAATAGCAATCCAGGACATGAGAACAAAACAACAATCACTGGACAGGGAGACTGGTGCAAAGTGGCAAGGTTACACGTGgtttcattttcctttctttaaCAGGAAACCGCGCAACTCAATGCACCGCTGTGAGACTTACCGTTTCATTTTTAGGCGACATGACGACCGCCACCGTTTTCTCTCCAGTTGTAGCAAAAGATACCAGAAGAGCCTGCGAGAAAGACCGATGGGGTTACACACAGGTCTACAGGTACccttaaattgcttttttttaattttttaaacccCAGCTTTCCATCTCTACATTCCTGAGTGCCTTTTCATTAGGACGTGTAGCTGAGTTTTATCCTGCATGTGGTGAGAGGCCCTGCTCTCTGGTTTACCTGCTGGAAGTCCCGCAGAGGGGCGATGGCGTCATCCC from Polyodon spathula isolate WHYD16114869_AA chromosome 16, ASM1765450v1, whole genome shotgun sequence includes these protein-coding regions:
- the LOC121328564 gene encoding ER membrane protein complex subunit 1-like isoform X2, whose translation is MAAMVNWLVFLFGLVCLSAAVFEDQAGKFDWRQQYVGKVQFAYFDSQTQASKKLLVATEQNVIASLNSRNGDIIWRQVDKTGPEGHIDTFLVHGQDAITVSGNGRLLRSWETTIGGLNWETVLDTGSFQSAGFVGVQDSVKYVAILKKTAISLHYLSNGHQKWVESLLDSETVQYEVVYSGGSGLVSVLGVVPHSHLTITTYNLEDGKIMKQVSVEALWLESLKPGCAVVRDGVLVCADPASRSLYTLKLEEEHEQEMRQVLLQSLDVELSDGFQPHVLATQPSPAQHPNAEFFLQLGPDHHILLQLGDDAIAPLRDFQQALLVSFATTGEKTVAVVMSPKNETAYSINLFSADSGRRLLETTTTFNHDPSGGKPERLCVHAFLKKDDSVGYRVLVQTEDHALIFVQQPGRVLWIREEALAEVVTMEMVDLPLTGTQAELEGEFGKKADGLLGMVLKRLSSQLIVLQSWMAHLWKMFCDARQPRSLVKNEVTIETLARDEFNLQKMMVMVTASGKLFGIESSFGTILWKHFLQKVQPGSSFKLVVQRTTAHFPHPPQCTLIIKDKDTGLITLHVFNPIFGKRSHITPPSLGRPILQSLLLPLMDQDYAKVLLLIDNEYKVTAFPSTKRVLQQLQEMASSVFFYLVDSDQGKLSGFRLCRDLTTELIWEVVIPTEVQRIVAVKGKRANEHVHSQGRVMGDRSVLYKYLNPNLLAVVTESSDLHPERSFVGMYLIDGVTGRIIHEAVQRKARGPVYFVHSENWVVYQYWNTKSRRNEFSVLELYEGTEQYNSTAFSSLDRPLTPQVLQQSYIFPSTISQLEATITEKGITSRHLLVGLPSGAILSLPKMFLDPRRPEVPSEQSREENLIPYAPEIPIRSEWFINYNQTVSRAKGIYTAPSGLESTCLVVAYGLDIYQTRVYPSKQFDVLNDDYDYMLISSVLFGLVFATMISKRLAQVKLLNRAWR
- the LOC121328564 gene encoding ER membrane protein complex subunit 1-like isoform X1 yields the protein MAAMVNWLVFLFGLVCLSAAVFEDQAGKFDWRQQYVGKVQFAYFDSQTQASKKLLVATEQNVIASLNSRNGDIIWRQVDKTGPEGHIDTFLVHGQDAITVSGNGRLLRSWETTIGGLNWETVLDTGSFQSAGFVGVQDSVKYVAILKKTAISLHYLSNGHQKWVESLLDSETVQYEVVYSGGSGLVSVLGVVPHSHLTITTYNLEDGKIMKQVSVEALWLESLKPGCAVVRDGVLVCADPASRSLYTLKLEEEHEQEMRQVLLQSLDVELSDGFQPHVLATQPSPAQHPNAEFFLQLGPDHHILLQLGDDAIAPLRDFQQALLVSFATTGEKTVAVVMSPKNETAYSINLFSADSGRRLLETTTTFNHDPSGGKPERLCVHAFLKKDDSVGYRVLVQTEDHALIFVQQPGRVLWIREEALAEVVTMEMVDLPLTGTQAELEGEFGKKAAIQDGLLGMVLKRLSSQLIVLQSWMAHLWKMFCDARQPRSLVKNEVTIETLARDEFNLQKMMVMVTASGKLFGIESSFGTILWKHFLQKVQPGSSFKLVVQRTTAHFPHPPQCTLIIKDKDTGLITLHVFNPIFGKRSHITPPSLGRPILQSLLLPLMDQDYAKVLLLIDNEYKVTAFPSTKRVLQQLQEMASSVFFYLVDSDQGKLSGFRLCRDLTTELIWEVVIPTEVQRIVAVKGKRANEHVHSQGRVMGDRSVLYKYLNPNLLAVVTESSDLHPERSFVGMYLIDGVTGRIIHEAVQRKARGPVYFVHSENWVVYQYWNTKSRRNEFSVLELYEGTEQYNSTAFSSLDRPLTPQVLQQSYIFPSTISQLEATITEKGITSRHLLVGLPSGAILSLPKMFLDPRRPEVPSEQSREENLIPYAPEIPIRSEWFINYNQTVSRAKGIYTAPSGLESTCLVVAYGLDIYQTRVYPSKQFDVLNDDYDYMLISSVLFGLVFATMISKRLAQVKLLNRAWR